A window of Chryseobacterium shandongense genomic DNA:
CCAAAAGGAGCTTACTACATTATCTTTGGATTTTTACTGTTCTTAAATATTTCCATGTTGAGCATTAAAGAGCGGTTTCAGGTCCAGAGATTGCGTTTGGTATGATGAATCTGTTTTAAAAAAAATGGGAAGATTTATTTTATCGCAAAGTTTTTAAAGATTCATCATGTAAAGAGCAAAGATGAATCAACAAGTTGATTTGCTAAAATTTTATGATTAAAACTATATTCAATTATATAAAAAAAAATCTGCGTCATCCGTGAAATCTGCGGGATATTTTATTTTAAAACTTATCCTTTGATTTATAGATCTTCACTGCGCTCCACTTCTTTCCGCTCCGTTCAGAATGACATTTTTTCAAAAACAAATAAAAAGAAAGGACTGCCTTTCGGCAGTCCCCTCAATCACTTCACTTAAAACACTAGTTATTATTTTTTGTCAAGAAGAGCAATATATTCTCCGTATCCTTTCTCTTTCATTTCCGCTTTCGGAATAAACTTCAAAGAAGCACTGTTGATGCAGTAACGCAGTCCGCCTTTATCTTCCGGTCCGTCATTGAAAACGTGTCCCAAATGCGCATCTCCCGTTTTACTTCTTACTTCTACCCTGGTCATTCCGTGGGAACGGTCCAGCTTTTCTTCAACTAATTTTTTGGTAATTGGTTTGGAGAAACTTGGCCATCCACAACCCGATTCAAATTTGTCTGTAGAAATAAATAAGGGTTCTCCCGTTGTGATATCTACATAAATTCCTTCACGAGTTTCATCCCAGTATTCGTTTTGGAAAGCTCTTTCAGTTCCGTTTTCCTGGGTCACGTTATATTGTTCGGCAGTCAGCTTTTCCTTTAAAACTTTTTTGTCCTGCTTTTGATATTTGTTTTCTTTTTTAGGGGGATTGGCGTTTCTTGCCATTTCAAATAATCCAGGCTCAATGTGACAATATCCTCCCGGATTTTTATCCAAATAATCCTGATGATAATCTTCTGCTCTGTAAAAATTTTTTAGCGGAATAGTTTCTACCAATACCGGTTTGCTGTAATTTTTAGCCAGTCTCTCCACTTCAGCTTTTATGATGGCTTCGGTTTCTTTATCGGTCGAATAAATTCCCGTTCTGTATTGATCTCCTCTGTCATTTCCCTGTTTGTTTAAACTGGTTGGGTCGATGGTTTTAAAATATAGATCAATTAGAAGTTTAAGATCTACCTGTTCAGGATCATATTTCACTTTCACCGTTTCTGCAAAACCTGTGGTGTGACTTACAACTTCTTCATAAGTAGGATTTTCTTTGTTTCCGTTCGCATATCCTACTTCTGTTCCTACAACACCGCGTATCTGTTGAAAAAAATGTTCGGTTCCCCAAAAGCATCCTCCCGCAAAATACACTTCTTTTACATTTGTATTGTCCATAATGGTCTCATTTTCTTTTTTTGTTTCAGCGGATTTCATTTTTTTTGAATCTCCGCAGCTTGTTGCAAATACTGCTATTCCCAGCACGACACCGAGTAAAATCAATATGTTCTTCATTTTTATTTTTTTTTTCATTTTTTCAGATTTAAAATCATTAGCCCAAATCCTAACAGCATTATGTCATTTACTATGAAAAAGTCTGTTACCGGAATTCCGTCTACGGTCTTCCATATTCCGGGGGTTGTAGATAAATAACTCAAAGTTATCAGGAAGGTAATAATCATTCCAATGGCGGCGTACTTTCTCAGTGATGCAAATTTCACACTAAACAGTAGCAATCCTGCAATGATAATTTCTATCACTCCGATAGTGCTGGACACAGTCTGAATACTTACCATATCATATACGAAAAAAGTAAGGAAATGGTTTTCCAATAAAGGTTTTATAGCGTTCGCTTCCGTAGGGGTAAATTTGAAAATCCCGATCCACAGTAAAATGATGGCAGATCCGAAAAGTGAAATGTAATATCCTGCTTTTCCGGTAAGGTTTTCATTGTCAATTTTTAATATTGTTCCTTTCATCTTTTAAGATTTTGAATTGAATGCTTTTATTTTTAATAATATAGTCGGAACTTTTTTAAATTCCTGACAAAATGTTTTGTAAAATATCTAAATTTTTTAATGATTGCACCTAAAATTCTGATTTTCAGAATCATTATTTTTACCTGTAAATAACATTTACAATTGGGCTATGCACAAACCTATACGCTTCAGCCTAGCCCCGATTGTAATGAAAATCCCGCAATGTAGCGCCGTAGCCGCGTAATGAGGAATTGTAATGAAAAGCGGGAAAAAGCTCCTGAAAATATTTCCTGTAGTGAAACAAAATCTTTCTAAAATGTCAAATATTTCAAACTAAATCACCCAAAAATCCTAAATTTGCAACTTATCAAAAAACTGTAAAAAGCAAAGCCATATAAATTATGACATCACAAGAGATCCGTCAAAAATTTTTAGATTATTTTAAAAGCAAAGGGCACCTCATTGTTCCTTCTGCACCAATCGTTCTGAAAGATGACCCTACCCTTATGTTTTCCAATTCCGGAATGACGCAGTTCAAGGATTTTTTCCTGGGCTACAAAACGCCCACCGCACCGAGAATTGCAGACACCCAGAAGTGTTTGAGAGTTTCGGGGAAGCACAATGACTTGGATGATGTGGGCCGCGATACCTATCACCACACCATGTTTGAAATGTTGGGAAACTGGTCTTTCGGAGATTATTTTAAAAAAGATGCTATTGCTTTTGCCTGGGAATTGCTGACGGAAGTGTACGGAATTCCTAAAGAAAATCTGTATGTAACAATTTTCGAAGGAGACGTTTCCGAGAATCTTGAAAGAGACCAGGATGCCTATGATTTCTGGAAGTCTCACATTTCCGAAGACAGAATCATCAACGGAAATAAAAAAGATAATTTCTGGGAAATGGGTGAAAGCGGGCCTTGCGGACCGTGCTCGGAAATTCATGTGGATTTGAGAACTCCGGAAGAAAAAGCAAAAGTTTCCGGGCTTGAACTGGTGAACAACGATCATCCCCAAGTGGTGGAAGTTTGGAACCTCGTTTTCATGGAATTCAACAGAAAAGCGGATAAATCCCTTGAAAAACTTCCTGCACAGCATGTGGATACGGGAATGGGCTTTGAGCGTCTTTGTATGGCGCTTCAGGGTAAATCTTCCAATTATGATACGGATGTTTTCACGCCGCTTATTGCGAAAGTGGAAGAGCATTCAGGAAAAAAATATACCGGAATTTTAGAGGATGAAAAAGATATTGCGATCCGTGTTGTGGTAGACCACATCAGAGCGGTTTCGTTTGCGATTGCCGACGGACAGCTCCCTTCCAACGGAGGAGCCGGCTATGTGATCAGAAGAATTTTAAGAAGAGGAATTTCTTATTCGTACCGTTTTCTGGGAATGAAAGAACCTTTCCTTTACCAATTGGTTGCTGTTTTACAGGAGCAGATGGGTACTTTCTTCCCTGAGCTTGAAAAACAAGGAAAATTAGTTTCTGAAGTGATTAAAAGTGAAGAGGAATCATTTTTAAGAACCATTGAAAACGGACTGATCCGGGTTGAAAAATTAATTCAGCAGACGATTGCCGACGGCCAAAAAGTATTGCCAACTCAAGAAGTTTTTGAATTATACGATACCTATGGTTTCCCTGATGATTTAACAAGAATTATTGCGGAAGAAAAAGGATTGACCATTGATGAAAAAGGATTTGAACAGGCTTTAAATGAACAGAAACAACGTTCAAAAGCTGATTCTGCCCAAAAAGTATACGACTGGGTTACGTTGGAAGAAAAACCTGAAAATTTTGTAGGCTACGATAAACTTGAATCTGAAACCTACATTACAAGATACAGAAAAGTAGAAAATAAAGACGGTGAATTTTACCAGGTGGTTTTAAGCGAATCTCCTTTCTATCCTGAAGGCGGTGGCCAGGTGGGAGATAAAGGCATCCTTGAAAATGCTACGGAAAGTTTTGAGGTACTGGAAACCAAAAAGGAAAACGGATTAATTATTTCTTTAATCGATGGTCTCCCTAAAGATGCCGGAGCCGTTTTCTATGCTAAAGTGAATGTTTCGGAAAGGAAAAATTCCCAGGCCAACCACTCGGTAACGCACTTGTTGCATGAAGCATTAAGAGAAGTTCTGGGGACCCACGTAGAGCAGAAAGGATCATTCGTAGGTCCGGATTACCTGCGTTTCGACTTTTCGCATTTCAGTAAAATGACCGAGGAAGAATTGGCTTTGGTAGAAGATAAAGTGAATGCTAAGATCAAGGAAAATATTGCCTTACAGGAATTCAGAAATATCCCGATCCAGGAAGCACTTGAAAGAGGAGCTATGGCTTTATTCGGCGAAAAGTATGGCGACAGTGTAAGAATGATCCAGTTCGGAACTTCAATGGAACTTTGTGGTGGTACTCACGTGAAAAGCACCAGCGAAATCGGACATTTCAAAATCGTTTCCGAAAGCTCTGCCGCAGCAGG
This region includes:
- a CDS encoding DUF417 family protein, with amino-acid sequence MKGTILKIDNENLTGKAGYYISLFGSAIILLWIGIFKFTPTEANAIKPLLENHFLTFFVYDMVSIQTVSSTIGVIEIIIAGLLLFSVKFASLRKYAAIGMIITFLITLSYLSTTPGIWKTVDGIPVTDFFIVNDIMLLGFGLMILNLKK
- the msrB gene encoding peptide-methionine (R)-S-oxide reductase MsrB, which produces MKNILILLGVVLGIAVFATSCGDSKKMKSAETKKENETIMDNTNVKEVYFAGGCFWGTEHFFQQIRGVVGTEVGYANGNKENPTYEEVVSHTTGFAETVKVKYDPEQVDLKLLIDLYFKTIDPTSLNKQGNDRGDQYRTGIYSTDKETEAIIKAEVERLAKNYSKPVLVETIPLKNFYRAEDYHQDYLDKNPGGYCHIEPGLFEMARNANPPKKENKYQKQDKKVLKEKLTAEQYNVTQENGTERAFQNEYWDETREGIYVDITTGEPLFISTDKFESGCGWPSFSKPITKKLVEEKLDRSHGMTRVEVRSKTGDAHLGHVFNDGPEDKGGLRYCINSASLKFIPKAEMKEKGYGEYIALLDKK
- the alaS gene encoding alanine--tRNA ligase, which gives rise to MTSQEIRQKFLDYFKSKGHLIVPSAPIVLKDDPTLMFSNSGMTQFKDFFLGYKTPTAPRIADTQKCLRVSGKHNDLDDVGRDTYHHTMFEMLGNWSFGDYFKKDAIAFAWELLTEVYGIPKENLYVTIFEGDVSENLERDQDAYDFWKSHISEDRIINGNKKDNFWEMGESGPCGPCSEIHVDLRTPEEKAKVSGLELVNNDHPQVVEVWNLVFMEFNRKADKSLEKLPAQHVDTGMGFERLCMALQGKSSNYDTDVFTPLIAKVEEHSGKKYTGILEDEKDIAIRVVVDHIRAVSFAIADGQLPSNGGAGYVIRRILRRGISYSYRFLGMKEPFLYQLVAVLQEQMGTFFPELEKQGKLVSEVIKSEEESFLRTIENGLIRVEKLIQQTIADGQKVLPTQEVFELYDTYGFPDDLTRIIAEEKGLTIDEKGFEQALNEQKQRSKADSAQKVYDWVTLEEKPENFVGYDKLESETYITRYRKVENKDGEFYQVVLSESPFYPEGGGQVGDKGILENATESFEVLETKKENGLIISLIDGLPKDAGAVFYAKVNVSERKNSQANHSVTHLLHEALREVLGTHVEQKGSFVGPDYLRFDFSHFSKMTEEELALVEDKVNAKIKENIALQEFRNIPIQEALERGAMALFGEKYGDSVRMIQFGTSMELCGGTHVKSTSEIGHFKIVSESSAAAGIRRIEAISGDKAEEYFKNLEKQIAELSQLLKSKDVVRSIEKLMEENTALKSEIDIMKKEKAKGEIGEWKGAYEQKGDKLLLVKRTSLDAGSVKDIVFQLKKEIPTSITVILSDADGKPMITVGVSDDLAGIYQAGALIKDLAKEIHGGGGGNPGFATAGGKNLDGLENAYQKALKL